One Gemmatimonadota bacterium genomic region harbors:
- a CDS encoding RraA family protein, with protein sequence MRNNGAGRLDTSAVSDALDRLGIAGQAHGIRPLDPRFRLWGRAFTVRLVPTTGRGGTVGDFIDDVDPEGVVVLDNGGRADASVWGDLLTQTAERRGVGGTVIHGVCRDSARIRDLWYPVFSRGTYMRTGKDRVRAETIGELVSLGHASVVAGDLIVGDADGVVVVPRAQEEAVLDLAREIADAEDRIREAIKAGGSLREARRAVGYHRLQRTS encoded by the coding sequence ATGAGGAATAACGGAGCGGGACGTCTCGATACGTCCGCGGTCAGCGACGCGCTGGACCGCCTGGGGATCGCGGGACAGGCCCACGGCATCCGGCCCCTCGACCCCCGGTTCCGACTCTGGGGGAGGGCGTTCACGGTGCGCCTGGTCCCGACCACCGGCCGGGGCGGCACCGTCGGCGACTTCATCGACGACGTCGATCCCGAGGGGGTCGTCGTCCTGGACAACGGCGGGCGCGCGGACGCGAGCGTCTGGGGCGACCTGCTCACCCAAACCGCAGAGCGCAGGGGAGTGGGCGGTACGGTGATCCACGGGGTCTGCCGGGACTCGGCCCGCATACGGGATCTGTGGTATCCTGTGTTCAGCCGCGGAACCTACATGCGCACCGGAAAGGACCGCGTGCGCGCGGAAACCATCGGGGAGCTCGTCTCGCTGGGGCACGCATCGGTGGTCGCGGGTGATCTGATCGTGGGCGACGCCGACGGGGTGGTGGTCGTGCCCCGGGCGCAGGAAGAGGCGGTACTCGATCTTGCCCGCGAGATCGCAGACGCAGAGGACCGGATTCGTGAGGCGATCAAGGCGGGCGGCTCCCTGCGGGAGGCGCGCAGGGCGGTCGGCTACCACCGCCTTCAGCGCACCTCGTGA
- a CDS encoding alpha/beta hydrolase gives MKSAKATSRTPKPATIDVPFRGGSLSVAYLHRPGRKETLLYLHGLGSTKQDFGGAWAVPEWSEYTLVAFDAPGCGETRGYRNGVLLGVDDIVRVAQALVDRLGLEGITVIGHSMGGLAGLLFSLRNARAVTRFASVEGNLGPEDCALYSRRVFQQRFLGWEREFFEDLERELRASGAAGTERAADTLRANVHAHAFFDYCRSIVEYSDHAPLRDEFVGLACARLYVHGEENDHLSHPAYLAERGVPVAAVPRSNHFPAWSNPDAYYRVLVDFIGAEA, from the coding sequence GTGAAATCGGCCAAGGCCACCTCCAGGACCCCCAAACCCGCGACGATCGACGTCCCGTTTCGGGGAGGATCGCTGTCGGTCGCCTACCTGCACCGGCCCGGCCGGAAGGAGACCCTGCTCTACCTCCACGGTCTGGGATCCACCAAGCAGGACTTCGGCGGCGCGTGGGCCGTGCCCGAGTGGAGCGAGTACACGCTCGTTGCCTTCGACGCGCCCGGCTGCGGCGAGACTCGCGGCTACAGAAACGGCGTTCTGCTCGGCGTGGACGACATCGTCCGCGTCGCCCAGGCCCTGGTGGATCGACTCGGGCTGGAGGGGATCACGGTGATCGGGCACAGCATGGGAGGATTGGCGGGACTCCTCTTCTCGCTCCGCAACGCACGCGCGGTGACGCGCTTCGCCAGCGTGGAGGGCAACCTGGGCCCGGAGGACTGCGCCCTCTACAGCCGCCGGGTCTTCCAGCAGCGCTTCCTGGGCTGGGAGCGGGAGTTCTTCGAGGATCTCGAGCGGGAGCTCCGGGCGTCGGGCGCGGCCGGCACCGAGCGGGCCGCGGACACGCTGAGGGCCAACGTCCACGCACACGCCTTCTTCGACTACTGCCGCTCCATCGTCGAGTACTCCGATCACGCGCCGCTCAGGGACGAGTTCGTGGGGCTGGCGTGCGCTCGGCTTTACGTCCACGGGGAAGAGAACGACCATCTGTCGCACCCGGCCTACCTGGCGGAGAGGGGCGTTCCCGTGGCGGCGGTGCCCCGCAGCAACCACTTCCCGGCGTGGTCCAACCCGGACGCCTACTATCGTGTGCTGGTCGACTTCATCGGGGCGGAAGCATGA
- a CDS encoding cupin domain-containing protein → MNLSKLAAGIREAHEHVPLADVNDHRVILAVNEKPYPWHEHPNSDELFLVVEGILRLELADGKRVDLQPLDTYLVPGGTVHRTIPLGRCVNLVFQRAGTETRFAEEAES, encoded by the coding sequence ATGAACCTTTCCAAGCTCGCAGCCGGGATCCGGGAGGCGCACGAACACGTGCCCCTGGCCGACGTCAACGACCACCGCGTGATCCTGGCGGTGAACGAGAAGCCCTATCCGTGGCACGAACACCCCAACTCGGACGAGCTCTTCCTGGTGGTCGAGGGCATCCTGAGGCTGGAGCTGGCCGACGGGAAGCGCGTGGATCTCCAGCCTCTCGACACCTATCTCGTGCCGGGGGGCACGGTGCATCGGACCATCCCTCTGGGCCGCTGCGTGAACCTGGTGTTCCAGAGGGCGGGCACAGAGACGCGGTTCGCGGAGGAGGCGGAATCGTGA
- a CDS encoding carbon-nitrogen hydrolase family protein, whose product MREPLAEAPRVARIALVQTAPGESLEASAEQALARMREARSAGAEIVAFPEVHLSPFFPQFPGRDASGYALTIDHPIITAFRDLSRELGIVAMPNVYLEENGRFFDASLVIGTSGELLGISKMVHVVQAPCFYEQDYYEPSDTGFRVYETPFGRIGVVVCFDRHYPESLRTCVLRGAELIVIPTVNTRDEDLEMFEWELRVAAAQNGVFIGMCNRAGREHAMDFCGASIVVGPAGEVIAVAGDTEEILHAELDLGRIEEERDRRPYLELRRPETFER is encoded by the coding sequence GTGAGGGAACCGCTTGCGGAAGCGCCGCGGGTCGCGCGGATCGCGCTCGTCCAGACTGCGCCGGGCGAGAGCCTGGAGGCGTCGGCCGAGCAAGCCCTGGCGCGAATGCGGGAGGCCCGGTCGGCGGGCGCGGAGATCGTAGCTTTTCCCGAGGTACACCTGAGCCCGTTCTTTCCTCAGTTCCCGGGGCGGGATGCGTCAGGGTACGCGCTCACCATAGATCACCCGATCATCACGGCCTTCAGGGACCTATCCCGGGAGCTGGGCATCGTCGCGATGCCCAACGTCTACCTGGAGGAGAACGGCCGGTTCTTCGACGCGTCGCTGGTGATCGGAACGAGCGGCGAGCTCCTCGGGATCTCCAAGATGGTGCACGTCGTGCAGGCACCCTGCTTCTACGAGCAGGACTACTACGAGCCTTCCGACACGGGCTTCCGCGTCTACGAGACGCCCTTCGGCCGGATCGGCGTGGTCGTCTGCTTCGATCGGCACTACCCGGAGAGCTTGCGGACCTGCGTTCTGCGAGGGGCGGAGCTCATCGTGATCCCGACCGTCAACACTCGCGACGAAGACCTCGAGATGTTCGAGTGGGAACTCAGGGTGGCGGCCGCCCAGAACGGCGTCTTCATCGGCATGTGCAATCGGGCCGGTCGGGAGCACGCGATGGACTTCTGCGGCGCCTCGATCGTGGTCGGACCGGCGGGTGAGGTGATCGCAGTAGCGGGGGACACGGAAGAGATCCTCCACGCGGAGCTGGACCTGGGAAGGATCGAAGAAGAGCGCGATCGCAGGCCGTACCTGGAGCTTCGGCGTCCGGAGACGTTCGAGCGCTGA